A genomic region of Bacillus sp. 2205SS5-2 contains the following coding sequences:
- a CDS encoding TetR/AcrR family transcriptional regulator, whose amino-acid sequence MFKSLNIDPEKEDRIINSATMIFAQNGYQNASTNAIVKEAKISKGLLFHYFNSKKELYLSLYQNASDFLSEMVIERVDWNNQDIFIRLHQVSLIKLELFKKYPDLISFLLSVYNEKSPEVSMEINKIKADLIYSGFQQMFADIDVTKFKEGIDVKKAIEIIYWTFEGYANTQQQKLKSQSIDELDHEEIVAEIDSYIEVLKNSFYR is encoded by the coding sequence TTGTTCAAATCGTTAAACATCGACCCAGAAAAAGAGGACCGGATAATTAATTCTGCGACAATGATTTTTGCACAAAATGGGTATCAGAATGCCTCTACCAATGCGATTGTGAAGGAAGCGAAAATTTCAAAAGGATTGTTATTTCATTATTTCAACAGTAAAAAAGAATTGTATCTTTCGTTGTATCAGAATGCCTCAGATTTTTTATCAGAAATGGTTATAGAACGTGTCGACTGGAATAATCAAGATATTTTCATTAGGTTACACCAAGTGTCTCTAATTAAACTTGAATTATTTAAGAAATATCCAGACCTAATCAGTTTTCTCCTCAGTGTATACAATGAGAAATCACCGGAAGTCAGCATGGAGATTAACAAAATAAAAGCGGATTTAATTTATAGTGGTTTTCAGCAGATGTTTGCTGATATTGATGTTACGAAATTTAAAGAAGGCATTGATGTTAAGAAGGCAATAGAAATTATTTATTGGACCTTCGAGGGATATGCAAACACTCAACAGCAAAAACTCAAATCACAATCAATAGATGAACTGGATCATGAAGAAATTGTAGCTGAAATAGACTCTTATATAGAAGTACTCAAGAATTCATTTTACAGATAG
- a CDS encoding ABC transporter ATP-binding protein — protein sequence MSVIEINQLTKMYGSSRGISDISFNVEEGEIFGFIGPNGAGKSTTIRTLLSLIYPTSGSATIFGKDCIKFAPEIAKEVGYLPAEVFYYNNMKVMDLLNYSASFYKKDCRKRMNELAEILDLDLTKKIDDLSLGNKKKVGIIQGLLHEPKLIILDEPTSGLDPLMQQKFFDLLEKENKKGATILFSSHILSEVQRLCDRVAIIKDGKIVQVEKISTLKENNHKKFKVELAGPLNNDYFDLPGVSKLENKDQVVTFLFRGDINTIMKKIGETRIANLWIEEPDLEEIFMHYYEKEV from the coding sequence ATGAGTGTGATTGAAATTAATCAATTAACGAAAATGTATGGTAGTTCACGGGGGATTTCTGATATCAGTTTCAATGTTGAAGAAGGAGAAATCTTTGGATTTATTGGACCGAACGGAGCAGGAAAATCAACCACTATTAGAACGCTATTGTCATTAATCTATCCGACCAGCGGGAGTGCGACAATATTTGGAAAGGATTGTATTAAGTTTGCTCCTGAAATTGCCAAGGAAGTGGGCTACCTACCCGCTGAGGTTTTCTATTATAACAATATGAAGGTAATGGATTTATTGAACTATTCTGCAAGCTTTTATAAGAAGGATTGCCGAAAGAGAATGAATGAACTAGCCGAAATCCTCGACCTGGACTTAACTAAGAAAATTGATGATTTGTCCCTCGGTAACAAAAAGAAAGTAGGCATTATTCAAGGATTACTACATGAACCCAAACTCATTATTTTGGATGAACCAACCAGTGGATTGGATCCGTTGATGCAACAAAAATTCTTTGACTTGCTTGAGAAGGAGAATAAGAAAGGAGCGACGATTTTGTTCTCCTCACATATTCTTAGTGAAGTGCAGCGACTTTGCGACCGGGTTGCCATTATTAAAGACGGAAAAATCGTTCAGGTCGAAAAGATTAGCACACTAAAAGAAAATAATCATAAGAAATTTAAGGTAGAACTGGCTGGTCCGCTAAACAATGATTATTTCGATCTGCCTGGTGTAAGTAAACTGGAGAACAAAGATCAGGTAGTCACCTTCCTGTTCAGAGGTGACATCAATACCATTATGAAGAAGATTGGTGAAACTCGAATTGCGAATTTATGGATCGAGGAACCCGATCTAGAAGAGATTTTCATGCATTATTATGAAAAGGAAGTGTGA